Sequence from the Sphingobacteriaceae bacterium GW460-11-11-14-LB5 genome:
TTCTATTTTGACATTATTCGCATAAATTTTGATACAATACCACAGGCTATAAAACTATATCCTATATTTATTAAAAATCTCTGAACCAAATAAATGAAAACAACTTTTACCCTACTGTTATCTGCCCTTGCATTTGTATTTATATCGGCAACCACATTAAACAAAAACATTTACGAGAGCAAGGCTTTCGAATTTTTCACCAAATCTAAAATAGACACACCAGATCAAGATCGTTTTGTAAAAGTTACCCTCGCGCAGGGAGAATTTACAGAACCTACCGAAATGACCATCCTCCCTAACCTGGATATTTTGGTGGCACAGCGCAGAGGAGAAGTGTTGATTTATAAAAACCAGACTAAAAAAATTAAGGAGGCGGGTAAACTCGATGTTTATTTTAAAACCTCTGTACCCGACGTGAATGCTGAAGAAGGTTTACTGGGTATGGCTGCAGATCCGAAATTTGCAGTTAATCAATACATCTATCTTTTCTATAGTCCGTTTGATAAATCGGTAAATCGATTATCCAGATTTAAATTGATAAACGATCAGATTGTAAAAGAATCAGAAAAAATCATTTTAGAATTTTATTCTCAACGCGAAATCTGCTGCCATACCGGAGGATCTATTGCTTTTGGATCGGATAATTTACTTTATGTTTCAACAGGTGATAACTCTACTCCTTTTGATGTACCCAAACAACAATATGTGAACAAAGGTTATGCCCCGCTCGACAATAGAAAAGGTTTAGAACAATATGATGCCAGAAGATCGGCCGGAAATACCAACGATTTAAGAGGCAAAATTTTAAGGATCAAAGTAAATGAAGACGGCACTTACAGCATACCTGATGGCAACCTTTTTTCTAAAAACGATCCAAAAGCCAGACCAGAAATTTATGTAATGGGCAATAGAAACCCTTACCGCATTTCGGTAGATCAAAAAAACAACTTTTTGTACTGGGGAGAAGTTGGTCCCGATGCCAGTAATGATGACGCTTTAAGAGGCCCAAGGGGTTATGATGAAGTTAACCAGGCTCGTAAAGCAGGTAATTTTGGCTGGCCATTATTCGTCGGTAATAACTATGCGTATAAAGCTTACGATTATACCAATGGCGCCAACGGGAATGCATTTGATCCTGAATCGCCTATCAATAACTCCCCAAACAATACGGGTTTGGAAAAACTTCCGGCGGCACAACCGGCATTTATCTGGTATCCTTATGGTGCATCGAAAGAGTTTCCACAGGTGGGTGCAGGTGGCCGTACAGCAATGGCTGGTCCGGTATATTATGCTACAGCAAACTCACCCTACCCGGCTTATTATAACGGCAAGCTGATTATTTATGAATGGGTACGTGGATGGGTTAAAGCGGTAACCATGAATGCACAGGGCGATTACCTGAGCATGGAGCCCTTTATGGCTAAAGTTTCTTTAGCAGCACCTATTGATATGGAATTGGGACCTGATGGAAAAATATATGTCCTTGAATATGGTAAAGGCTGGTTCACCAAAAATCCTGATGCTGCCATTACCCGAATCGATTACCTGAAAGGTAACCGTCCGCCAACAGTTGAAGACCTAAATATTGCAAAAACAAGTGGCCTGCTTCCCTATAAGATGACAGCAACAGTTACCGCTAAAGATCCTGACGGAGATGCTTTAACTTATATCTGGAACCTGGGCAAAGGAGTAACCAAAACAACCACTATACCAACCATACAGCATACCTATACCAAAGCAGGCGAATATCCGTTAAGTGTTACGGTGATGGATAAAAGTAAAGCTTCAGCAAAAAGCCAGGTAATTCCGGTTTTTGCAGGCAACGAACACCCTAATGTGAATATAGATTTAGCCGGTAATAAAAGTTTTTATTTCCCGAATAAACCCGTTGATTACAAGGTTTTAGTGAGCGATAAGGGCGCAAAAGTAAATAATAGCCGCATTTATATTTCCAATACCTATACCGAAGGAAGCGATTTAGCTGGAGCACAATTGGGCCATCAGCAGGCAGCACAAACCCTTGTGGGTAAAACCATAATGTTAAAATCTGATTGCAGCACCTGCCACAAAGAAGCTGCTGTTTCCATCGGACCTGCGTTTAACAAAATTGCCGCAAAATATAAAAACGACAGCAAAGCGGTTGATTACCTGGCTTCGAAAGTGATTGCGGGCAGCCATGGTGTATGGGGAGAAGTACCCATGCCGGCACATACCACGATGAAAGAAGCTGAAGTGAAAAAAATTACAGAGTGGATTATGACTTTGGGTAACAAGGAAGCCGTTAAGGCATCACTCCCAACTTCTGGCAAAATTGTTCCGCCAGCAGCTACCGATAAAAAGAAATCGGTACTTACCTTAAAAGCAACTTATACCGATGCAGGTGCTGCAGGTTTAAAACCTTTAACCACGACCAATCTCATTAACCTTAAAAGCAGCGTAATTGATGCGGACGACATTAAAGATTTTGGAGGCTTTCAGCGAAAAGATGTTTTTGGTGGAGAAAAACTGGTATTAACGAAGGATAATGGCTGGTTAGCCCTCAAAAATATCGACTTAACCGGTATTTCTGGCTTTGGTTTCTCATTCTTAAACCTTGATCCGGGTGCTGATGGAGAGATCGAAATCAGATTGGATGACAGCAAAGGCATTATGATCGGAAAATCTACTTTTAGAAAAAGTATACCAATCAACATGCTTTCGGATGGAAAATTTCATTCCATTTATTTTGTGTTCAAAGAGTTAAAAACAAGTGATAAAAAAAACAGGCCAATTATTCAATCGATAACGGTAGAGCCTAAATAATATAAATCATTATGGAGTTGTTGTCAGTCTGAGCTTGTCGAAGACCTTTTGATAACGAAAACAAAAAAACATTTGTCCTTCTACAGGCACAGGATGACAATGTTTTGTTTTCTCCTTAATTTAACAACATTGGCTGGGAATCTTAAGATAAAAAAAACACTAAAGCATTAAGGTTCCCAATCCAGTTGGGAATGATGATATCGCAAATTATGAAGCCCGAAACTTATCGACTATAGGTTTCGGGTTTTTTATTGTAAAAAAACTTCGTTTAATACACTTCATTAAACCAGCAATAATATCTTTGCAGCAAATCAAGATGATTTCCATGCAAAACATTAAAAACATTATTTTCGATTACGGAAACGTAATATTTGATATCGATTTCAGAATTGCTCAGGCATCTTTTCAAAAATTGGGCATCACCGATATTGAGAATTTCTTTGCCCATAAAGCACACAATCAATTATTTGATGATTTTGAAACCGGGGCAATTTCTCCTGCCGAATTTAGGGCTGGAATTAGAAGGGCGGCAGGAAAACCTGAATTAACCGATCAGCAGATTGATGAGGCATGGAACAGTTTATTAATTGGCACCATTCAGGAAAACCACGATTTACTGCTTGAAGTAAAAGAAAAATACCGTACTTTTTTGTTAAGCAACAACAA
This genomic interval carries:
- a CDS encoding haloacid dehalogenase, encoding MQNIKNIIFDYGNVIFDIDFRIAQASFQKLGITDIENFFAHKAHNQLFDDFETGAISPAEFRAGIRRAAGKPELTDQQIDEAWNSLLIGTIQENHDLLLEVKEKYRTFLLSNNNEIHYDWIIDYLKATFQINNYDAYFEKAYFSQHMKLRKPNTNIFEQVLKENNLNPAETLFIDDSPQHIEGAKKVGLNTLLMTEKPAQLGAFLKANGIL